In the genome of Lacerta agilis isolate rLacAgi1 chromosome 2, rLacAgi1.pri, whole genome shotgun sequence, one region contains:
- the LOC117042381 gene encoding C-type lectin domain family 2 member E-like encodes MGAHIQSRYPSWRSCEVLPTAQPSPSTPSTECCPDGWIGYQRKCYYFSESEANWTNSQNNCASFNASLVVIDSQEEMSFLRRYKGPADHWIGLQRMDDQEPWRWIDGTIFNNWFEIRGGGKSAYINHQGVASSSGRHVEPWICSKQVHKSERTVNARL; translated from the exons ATGGGGGCCCACATTCAGTCAAGGTACCCTTCGT GGAGAAGCTGTGAGGTATTGCCAACAGCGCAACCTTCTCCTTCCACTCCTTCCACTGAGTGCTGTCCAGACGGCTGGATTGGCTACCAAAGGAAATGCTACTATTTTTCAGAGAGTGAAGCAAACTGGACTAATAGCCAGAATAACTGTGCCTCTTTCAATGCCTCTTTGGTCGTGATTGACTCTCAAGAAGAGATG AGTTTCTTGAGACGATACAAAGGTCCTGCTGACCACTGGATTGGTCTCCAAAGGATGGATGACCAGGAGCCTTGGAGATGGATTGATGGCACCATTTTCAATAACTG GTTTGAAATTCGGGGAGGAGGAAAATCTGCTTACATAAACCATCAAGGTGTTGCCAGCTCTAGCGGCCGACATGTAGAACCCTGGATCTGCAGCAAACAAGTTCACAAATCAGAAAGGACAGTGAATGCAAGGCtgtag